A part of Gambusia affinis linkage group LG19, SWU_Gaff_1.0, whole genome shotgun sequence genomic DNA contains:
- the utp18 gene encoding U3 small nucleolar RNA-associated protein 18 homolog has protein sequence MEDENVIKLPVTEDKITAKKRGRPPKFDAEEEERLRQKNLKRLAVLGEEDDSVKRLETLVFGAEEELLERLVEEDEEEQTSGLQLEDEEGRGDEDSDGEEEPRQQPQPRKAAWVDEDDELEEEVDLKHRYRRNLMKGDAESVMSKQRLQQRMKEQFQKSMGGTPSWAQSSDQKKKKALDEEEEEEEEEDDLLRRTGNFVSSSESLPSGVLRMKKCLHANSARPSADRLTTVQFHPSAQVVMTAGLDQSVSLFQVDGKTNPKIQSVHLERFPVHQARFSRDGRTVIATSLRNKMFYLYDMMEGRVAPVRSVRGLSEARVKDFSVCPDGGALLLTGTNGYLHMLTLKTNEIVRSMKINGDVSGVAFCPDGSKAFVNSEEGEVFVWDVRSSRCLSRFMDDGCVKGTAIAASPDGRYLACGSQAGVVNVYSQEACLNSTNPKPLRAVMNLLTSATSLTFNPTSEILAVASRVEDEAVRLVHLPSLTVFSNFPVASRKVAHRVTCLDFSPCSGFFSLANNKGHAPLFRLLHYKDF, from the exons ATGGAGGACGAAAACGTTATCAAACTTCCGGTGACTGAGGATAAAATAACGGCGAAGAAGAGAGGCCGACCTCCGAAGTTCGAcgcggaggaagaggagcggctGCGGCAGAAGAACCTGAAGAGGCTGGCGGTTCTGGGAGAGGAGGACGACTCGGTGAAGCGGCTAGAGACGCTGGTGTTCGGAGCGGAGGAAGAGCTGCTGGAGAGGCTGGTGGAG gaggatgaagaggagcagaCCAGTGgcctgcagctggaggatgaGGAGGGCAGAGGGGATGAAGACTCAGATGGGGAGGAAGAGCCTCGTCAGCAGCCGCAGCCCAGGAAAGCTGCCTGGGTGGACGAAGACGACGAGCTGGAGGAAGA GGTGGACTTGAAGCACCGTTACCGTAGAAACCTGATGAAAGGAGATGCAGAGTCGGTCATGTCCAAGCAGAGGCTGCAGCAGAGGATGAAGGAGCA gtttCAGAAGTCGATGGGAGGAACTCCATCCTGGGCGCAGAGCAGcgaccagaagaagaagaaag CTCttgatgaagaagaagaggaggaggaggaagaggacgacCTTCTCAGGAGGACGGGGAACTTCGTGTCGTCTTCAGAGAGTCTTCCCAGCGGCGTCCTGAGG ATGAAGAAGTGTCTCCATGCCAACAGCGCCCGCCCCTCGGCTGACCGGCTCACCACGGTCCAGTTCCACCCGTCGGCGCAGGTCGTCATGACGGCGGGACTCGACCAGTCCGTCTCCCTCTTCCAG GTGGACGGGAAGACGAACCCGAAGATCCAGAGCGTCCACCTGGAGCGGTTCCCGGTCCACCAGGCCCGGTTCAGCCGGGACGGGCGGACGGTGATCGCCACCAGCCTGAGGAACAAGATGTTCTACCTGTACGACATGATGGAGGGCCGCGTGGCGCCGGTCCGCTCCGTCAGGG GTCTGAGTGAAGCCAGAGTGAAGGACTTCTCTGTGTGTCCTGATGGGGGCGCTCTGCTGCTGACCGGGACCAACGGATACCTGCACATGCTCACGCTGAag ACCAATGAGATCGTCCGCAGCATGAAGATCAATGGTGATGTCAGCGGCGTGGCTTTCTGTCCCGACGGCAGCAAAGCCTTCGTGAACTCAG AGGAAGGCGAGGTGTTTGTGTGGGACGTTCGCAGCAGTCGGTGCCTCAGCCGGTTCATGGATGACGGCTGCGTGAAGGGGACGGCCATCGCCGCCTCGCCAGACGGACGCTACCTGGCCTGCGG CTCCCAGGCGGGCGTGGTGAACGTCTACTCCCAGGAGGCGTGTCTTAATTCGACCAACCCGAAGCCTCTTAGAGCGGTGATGAACCTGCTGACCTCAGCCACgtctctgacctttaaccccacCTCTGAGATCTTGGCCGTTGCCTCGCGGGTGGAAGACGAAGCCGTGCGGCTG GTCCACCTGCCCAGCCTCACTGTCTTCTCCAATTTTCCTGTGGCCAGTAGGAAGGTCGCTCACCGGGTCACCTGCTTGGACTTCTCGCCATGCAGCGGCTTCTTCTCATTGGCCAACAACAAAGGACACGCCCCCCTGTTCAG gttGCTGCACTACAAGGACTTCTGA